In Vibrio hippocampi, a single genomic region encodes these proteins:
- the murJ gene encoding murein biosynthesis integral membrane protein MurJ has protein sequence MSKRLLKSGMVVSAMTFISRVLGLVRDVVVANLMGAGASADVFFFANKIPNFLRRLFAEGAFSQAFVPVLTEYHASGDKNKTRELIAHASGTLGIIITLVTLLGVIGSGVVTALFGFGWFLDWLNDEPSAGKYELASLMLKITFPYLWFITFVALSGAILNTLGKFAVSSFTPVFLNVMIIACASFLAPQLQQPEIGLAIGVFLGGFVQFAFQIPFLVKEGMLVKPKWGWHHPGVIKIRTLMIPALFGVSVSQINLLFDTFIASFLATGSISWLYYSDRLLEFPLGLFGIAIATVILPTLSRKHVDAQSQGFAQTMDWGVKMVILLGLPAMAGLMVLAKPMLMVLFMRGEFVAQDVVQASYSLFAYASGLLNFMLIKVLAPGYYSRQDTKTPVKYGIVAMVSNMIFNAIFAYFYGYVGLAMATALSALINMALLYRGLHLQGVYRVSKQTFVFVLRLMIAVAVMITVLLLLLDDMSMWLTWSLSQRVMTLTGLIIAGGASYLITLFVVGIRAKHLKAATE, from the coding sequence GTGAGTAAACGGCTACTTAAGTCAGGGATGGTTGTCAGTGCCATGACCTTTATCTCTCGTGTATTGGGTTTGGTGCGTGATGTTGTCGTGGCTAATTTGATGGGAGCAGGCGCCAGTGCCGATGTCTTCTTCTTTGCCAATAAGATCCCTAACTTCCTGCGTCGTCTATTTGCAGAGGGCGCATTCTCTCAGGCTTTTGTTCCGGTATTGACGGAGTATCATGCCTCCGGTGACAAGAATAAAACGCGAGAGTTGATTGCTCACGCGTCGGGCACGCTGGGTATTATTATCACGCTGGTCACCTTGCTTGGCGTGATAGGCTCGGGCGTCGTGACTGCACTATTTGGTTTTGGTTGGTTTTTGGATTGGCTTAACGACGAACCCTCAGCGGGTAAATATGAGCTTGCCTCTCTAATGCTGAAGATAACCTTTCCCTACCTCTGGTTTATCACCTTTGTGGCTTTGTCGGGCGCTATCCTCAATACCTTGGGTAAGTTTGCGGTCTCCTCTTTTACCCCAGTGTTCTTAAACGTCATGATCATCGCCTGTGCGAGCTTTTTGGCTCCTCAGTTACAACAGCCAGAAATTGGCTTGGCTATTGGTGTGTTTTTAGGCGGTTTTGTTCAATTTGCTTTCCAAATCCCTTTTTTAGTCAAAGAAGGCATGCTAGTGAAACCCAAATGGGGCTGGCATCATCCAGGGGTTATCAAGATACGCACCTTGATGATACCGGCGCTGTTCGGCGTATCTGTTAGCCAGATTAATCTATTGTTTGATACCTTTATCGCCAGTTTCCTAGCGACCGGTTCAATCAGTTGGTTGTATTACTCTGACCGATTATTAGAGTTTCCTCTTGGTCTGTTTGGTATTGCCATTGCGACCGTCATTTTGCCTACCTTGTCTCGTAAGCATGTCGACGCACAAAGCCAAGGTTTTGCTCAGACGATGGATTGGGGGGTAAAAATGGTGATTCTGTTGGGTTTACCCGCGATGGCAGGATTGATGGTGTTAGCTAAGCCTATGCTGATGGTGCTGTTTATGCGTGGAGAGTTTGTTGCACAAGATGTGGTGCAAGCCTCTTATTCACTGTTTGCCTATGCATCCGGCCTACTGAACTTTATGTTGATAAAGGTGTTGGCTCCGGGTTATTACTCACGACAAGACACTAAGACCCCAGTGAAATACGGCATTGTCGCGATGGTATCTAACATGATCTTTAACGCGATATTCGCTTACTTTTATGGTTATGTGGGCTTGGCAATGGCCACCGCACTCTCTGCTTTAATCAATATGGCGCTACTCTATAGAGGGCTGCATCTTCAAGGCGTCTATCGTGTTAGCAAGCAGACCTTCGTTTTTGTTTTACGCCTGATGATTGCGGTCGCCGTTATGATTACCGTATTACTGCTTTTGCTTGATGATATGTCGATGTGGCTAACTTGGAGCCTGAGTCAGCGAGTGATGACGCTAACGGGATTGATCATTGCGGGTGGGGCTAGCTACCTAATAACTCTGTTTGTGGTAGGAATTCGAGCGAAACACTTAAAAGCAGCGACAGAGTGA
- the rpsT gene encoding 30S ribosomal protein S20, translating to MANSKSAKKRAIQAEKRRQHNASRRSMMRTYMKKTIAAIEAGDKEAATSAFAEVTPILDRMATKGLIHKNKAARHKARFSAAIKAL from the coding sequence TTGGCAAACAGTAAATCTGCTAAGAAGCGCGCTATCCAAGCTGAGAAACGTCGTCAGCATAACGCTAGCCGTCGCTCTATGATGCGCACTTACATGAAGAAAACAATCGCAGCTATCGAAGCTGGCGATAAAGAAGCAGCAACTTCAGCATTTGCAGAAGTTACGCCGATCCTTGACCGTATGGCGACTAAAGGCCTTATTCATAAGAATAAAGCAGCTCGTCACAAGGCTCGCTTCTCTGCTGCAATCAAAGCTCTATAA
- the nhaR gene encoding transcriptional activator NhaR: protein MSHLNYNHLYYFWMVCKQGSVTKAADALFLTPQTVTGQIKALEERMDGKLTKRNGRSVEPTELGQLVYKYADRMFGLSYEMLDIVNYSQRSNLLFDVGVADALSKRLVSKILMTTIPDDNSIHLRCFESTHEMLLEQLSQHKLDMILSDCPVDSSQSPGLFSKKLGESNMSFFSSGNVDIRHFPEVLEQYKLLIPGSRTAMGRKILQWFDQQGIQPNILGEFDDVALMKAFSTYKDDVIFLAPSIYMSEIKDKRPLQLVGNIEGLKEEYYVIFAERMIQHPAVKSVCEADFSNLLAG from the coding sequence ATGTCTCACCTAAATTACAATCACCTTTACTATTTTTGGATGGTCTGCAAGCAGGGATCGGTCACCAAAGCGGCGGATGCGCTTTTTTTGACACCACAAACGGTGACAGGGCAGATAAAGGCGCTGGAAGAGCGTATGGATGGCAAACTAACCAAGCGTAATGGTCGTAGTGTTGAGCCGACAGAGCTGGGACAACTCGTCTACAAATACGCGGATCGTATGTTTGGGTTGAGCTACGAGATGCTGGATATTGTTAACTACAGCCAGCGTTCTAATCTGTTGTTTGATGTTGGTGTTGCTGATGCACTATCTAAACGACTGGTCAGTAAGATATTGATGACGACGATTCCGGATGACAACAGTATTCACTTGCGCTGCTTTGAGTCTACCCATGAAATGTTGTTAGAGCAGCTTTCACAGCATAAGCTCGATATGATCCTATCAGACTGCCCGGTGGATTCGAGTCAGAGCCCAGGCTTATTTAGTAAAAAGCTTGGCGAAAGTAATATGAGCTTTTTTAGTTCGGGAAACGTCGACATTAGGCATTTTCCGGAAGTGCTAGAACAATATAAATTGTTGATTCCCGGTAGCCGAACGGCGATGGGACGAAAAATTCTGCAATGGTTTGACCAACAAGGGATACAGCCAAATATTCTTGGTGAATTTGATGATGTGGCTTTAATGAAGGCTTTTTCTACCTATAAAGATGATGTGATCTTTTTGGCTCCCAGTATCTATATGTCAGAAATCAAGGATAAGCGTCCATTGCAGTTAGTGGGCAATATTGAAGGATTGAAAGAGGAATATTACGTTATTTTTGCTGAGCGTATGATTCAGCATCCCGCGGTAAAAAGTGTCTGTGAAGCGGATTTTTCTAATTTACTCGCTGGGTAA
- a CDS encoding Na/Pi symporter: protein MNQATAASPMSATTRSLRWANLAFMLYLLLVSVSMVGSGFKMAAGEQAKTLFEFASHPVAGLMIGLVATALIQSSSTVTSIIVGLVAGGLPVETAIPMIMGANIGTTVTNTLVSLGHVRCNTEFKRAFASATIHDFFNLLAVIIFLPLEMMFGILDKISHWLVSPMLASGDMSMKGLNFIKPLTKPVVSAIQEPLSQFGSTTGGVLLIVLGIATIFVAITAMGKLMKSLMVGRAKEMLQNAIGRGPIHGIVSGSIVTVLVQSSSTTTSLMVPLVGSGTLKVRDVYPFTLGANIGTCITGLLAATAVTGANAAFALQIALVHLVFNILATLFIFGIPFLRELPVKGADYISDMAIKNKAVVGGYLASVFVVLPGTILFLTA, encoded by the coding sequence ATGAACCAAGCAACTGCAGCGTCACCAATGTCGGCAACGACACGCTCACTACGCTGGGCTAACTTGGCATTCATGCTCTATCTACTGCTGGTTTCAGTATCAATGGTAGGTAGCGGGTTTAAAATGGCAGCGGGCGAACAAGCTAAAACGCTATTCGAATTCGCGTCACACCCTGTTGCTGGTCTTATGATTGGTCTAGTCGCAACCGCGCTAATTCAGTCTTCAAGCACCGTCACCTCTATTATTGTTGGCCTAGTGGCCGGCGGTCTTCCTGTTGAAACCGCAATTCCGATGATCATGGGTGCCAATATTGGTACTACGGTGACCAATACATTGGTAAGCCTTGGTCATGTTCGCTGTAACACAGAATTTAAACGTGCATTCGCAAGTGCGACCATTCACGATTTCTTTAATCTTCTTGCGGTGATCATCTTCCTGCCATTGGAAATGATGTTTGGCATTCTTGACAAGATCTCACACTGGCTTGTTTCACCGATGCTTGCTAGCGGCGACATGAGCATGAAAGGTCTGAACTTTATCAAGCCACTCACCAAGCCTGTTGTCAGTGCGATTCAAGAGCCGTTGAGCCAGTTTGGTTCTACAACCGGTGGTGTTCTACTTATTGTCTTGGGTATCGCAACCATTTTCGTCGCGATTACCGCAATGGGTAAGCTGATGAAAAGCCTAATGGTCGGTCGTGCCAAAGAGATGCTACAGAACGCGATTGGTCGTGGTCCAATTCACGGTATTGTGTCTGGCTCTATCGTAACCGTACTGGTTCAATCATCTTCAACCACTACCAGCCTTATGGTTCCACTTGTGGGTTCTGGTACGCTGAAGGTTCGTGATGTTTATCCATTCACGCTAGGTGCAAATATTGGTACCTGTATTACCGGTCTCCTTGCCGCTACCGCTGTAACTGGCGCTAACGCCGCATTTGCATTGCAGATTGCATTGGTTCACTTGGTATTTAATATCCTTGCCACTCTGTTTATCTTTGGTATTCCTTTCTTAAGAGAGCTACCGGTTAAAGGTGCAGACTATATTTCGGACATGGCGATTAAAAACAAAGCTGTTGTTGGCGGGTACTTAGCTAGCGTTTTTGTGGTGCTACCCGGAACGATTCTATTCCTAACCGCTTAA
- a CDS encoding thymidylate synthase: MKQYLDLCQRIVDQGEWIANERTGKRCLTVINADLTYDVANNVFPLVTTRKSFWKAAVAELLGYIRGYDNAEDFRKLGTKTWDANANLNQAWLNNPYRKGEDDMGRVYGVQGRSWAKPDGGHIDQLRKIVDDLTQGIDDRGEILNFYNPGEFHQGCLRPCMYSHHFSLLGDTLYLNSTQRSCDVPLGLNFNMVQVYVFLAIMAQITGNKPGQAYHKIVNAHIYEDQLELMRDVQLKREPLAAPTFHINPEIKSLEDLETWVTLDDFTVEGYECHEAIKYPFSV; this comes from the coding sequence GTGAAACAGTATTTAGATTTATGTCAGCGTATCGTTGACCAAGGTGAATGGATTGCAAACGAGCGCACAGGGAAACGCTGTCTAACGGTCATCAATGCCGATCTGACCTACGACGTTGCCAATAATGTTTTTCCATTGGTAACGACCAGAAAGAGCTTTTGGAAAGCAGCAGTCGCAGAACTGCTGGGTTATATCCGAGGTTATGACAATGCGGAAGATTTCCGTAAATTAGGTACCAAGACTTGGGATGCCAATGCGAATTTGAATCAAGCGTGGCTCAATAATCCTTACCGTAAAGGTGAAGATGACATGGGGCGTGTGTACGGTGTACAAGGTCGCTCTTGGGCCAAGCCGGATGGCGGTCATATTGATCAGTTAAGGAAAATTGTTGATGACCTGACTCAAGGTATCGACGACCGAGGAGAAATCCTTAACTTCTACAACCCGGGTGAGTTTCATCAAGGTTGTTTGCGTCCATGTATGTACAGCCACCACTTTTCGCTACTTGGTGACACTTTATATCTAAACAGCACCCAGCGTTCTTGTGATGTCCCGCTTGGGCTGAACTTCAATATGGTTCAGGTTTATGTCTTTTTGGCGATTATGGCTCAAATTACCGGTAATAAACCGGGTCAGGCATACCATAAGATCGTTAACGCTCATATTTATGAAGACCAACTTGAGCTAATGCGTGATGTGCAGTTGAAACGTGAACCATTAGCAGCGCCAACATTCCATATTAATCCTGAGATTAAGTCGCTTGAAGATTTAGAAACTTGGGTAACACTGGATGATTTTACTGTGGAAGGTTATGAATGCCATGAAGCGATAAAGTATCCCTTCTCGGTATAA
- the lgt gene encoding prolipoprotein diacylglyceryl transferase, translated as MSQGYIEFPNIDPVLFEIGPVSIRWYGLMYLVGFIFAMWLANRRADKANSGWTREQVSDLLFAGFLGVIIGGRVGYVFFYGFEELMADPLYLFKVWTGGMSFHGGLLGVITAMFWYAKKNNRTFFNVADFIAPLVPFGLGMGRIGNFMNSELWGRVTDLPWGVIFPNGGPFPRHPSQLYEFALEGVVLFFILNWFIKKPRPAGSVSGLFLLGYGSFRFLVEYVREPDAHLGLFGDFISMGQILSLPMVIIGALMMVWAYKVNASSTQKVSK; from the coding sequence ATGTCTCAGGGATATATAGAATTTCCCAATATCGATCCAGTTCTGTTCGAAATCGGTCCAGTTTCGATTCGTTGGTACGGTTTAATGTACTTGGTTGGTTTTATATTCGCTATGTGGTTAGCCAACCGTCGTGCCGATAAAGCAAATTCAGGGTGGACTCGAGAGCAGGTTTCCGATCTTCTTTTCGCCGGTTTTCTAGGTGTGATCATTGGTGGCCGAGTTGGCTATGTCTTTTTCTACGGTTTCGAAGAACTGATGGCGGACCCTCTGTATCTATTTAAGGTATGGACAGGGGGCATGTCGTTTCATGGTGGCTTGCTGGGTGTTATCACTGCCATGTTCTGGTATGCCAAAAAGAACAATCGCACTTTTTTCAACGTAGCGGATTTTATTGCGCCATTAGTTCCTTTTGGTCTCGGTATGGGGCGCATTGGCAACTTTATGAATAGCGAACTGTGGGGTCGAGTCACCGACCTTCCCTGGGGTGTGATTTTCCCTAATGGCGGTCCATTCCCTCGTCACCCATCGCAACTTTATGAATTTGCGCTTGAAGGTGTGGTGCTGTTCTTTATTCTTAACTGGTTTATCAAAAAGCCGCGTCCAGCTGGCTCAGTATCGGGTTTATTCCTGCTAGGCTATGGTAGTTTCCGCTTCTTAGTGGAATATGTTCGAGAGCCAGATGCGCATCTTGGTTTGTTTGGTGACTTTATTTCCATGGGACAAATACTGTCACTTCCTATGGTCATTATTGGCGCGTTAATGATGGTTTGGGCTTACAAGGTCAATGCGAGCTCAACACAAAAAGTTTCTAAGTAG
- a CDS encoding sulfite exporter TauE/SafE family protein yields MNYELLILLLFLGSFVGLLSGLLGIGGGLVVVPSLVFLLPYFDVPPEQVMHVALATSLSTIIVTSGASSLNHLKLGNIDFFAIKWLIPGVILGGVAGSYVAEFIPHQYLPRVFAVIVLAMAIQMLTSIKVSKARSMPSPIITSVNGLIIGVVSSLAGIGGGSMSVPFLNRHGVEMRKAVGCSSFCGCLLAVAGMLGFVFHGFQLQNLPAYSVGYVYLPALLAIVATSVFTTRFGAKLATRLATSKLKKIFAVFLLFVSFSMML; encoded by the coding sequence GTGAACTACGAACTGTTAATTTTACTCCTATTCTTGGGGAGTTTTGTTGGTCTGTTATCCGGTCTACTTGGTATTGGTGGTGGCTTAGTCGTTGTCCCTTCATTGGTGTTTCTACTCCCATATTTTGATGTTCCTCCAGAGCAAGTGATGCATGTCGCTTTGGCAACCTCTCTATCCACTATTATCGTCACTTCTGGAGCATCAAGCCTCAATCACCTCAAGCTCGGTAACATCGACTTCTTCGCGATAAAGTGGTTAATACCGGGAGTGATCTTAGGCGGGGTTGCAGGGTCTTATGTTGCTGAGTTCATACCTCATCAGTACTTACCTAGGGTGTTTGCGGTGATCGTGTTGGCTATGGCGATACAAATGCTCACGTCAATCAAGGTCAGCAAAGCTCGTAGTATGCCTTCACCTATTATTACCAGTGTTAACGGTCTAATTATTGGGGTGGTTTCAAGTCTGGCTGGGATTGGTGGCGGATCAATGTCGGTACCATTTTTAAATCGTCATGGCGTGGAGATGCGAAAAGCGGTAGGCTGTTCATCGTTTTGTGGTTGCTTGCTGGCAGTCGCAGGTATGCTAGGCTTTGTTTTTCATGGTTTTCAGCTGCAAAATTTACCCGCTTACAGCGTCGGCTATGTTTACTTACCTGCCTTGTTAGCGATTGTTGCAACTTCGGTTTTTACCACACGATTTGGCGCAAAATTAGCCACTCGGTTGGCTACATCGAAATTAAAAAAGATTTTCGCGGTCTTTTTATTATTCGTGTCATTCTCAATGATGCTGTAA
- the ptsP gene encoding phosphoenolpyruvate--protein phosphotransferase — protein MLSQLRDIVEHVSKAEEVHSALEILVKQTCAAMNTECCTIYLADEKKQRLELMATQGLRFTGHTIHIGFDEGLVGLVKRTAEPINLAEAAKHPSFKFFPQLGEDIYHSFLGTPIIHRKQVLGVLVIQQKSSRQFDEMEESFLVTLAAQVAVIIAHATAQGQSFFDGDRVSVIKGIPASSGVAIGPLWWDNTQPDLSQVFPASTLDILREQELLSLAIENALADFKRMRKKLDLELNKDALAIFDLFTHLLNDPMLRKDLKAQIAKGDRADWALRQVVESYANRFAKMSDIYLRERAQDIKELGQRLLFFLQNTEQPVHNFEQPVILVVQELTASILASIPKEQLLAVVSLDGAANSHAAILSRAMGIPAIMGVNINPELISGKVGIVDGYSGEIYPDPSQDLLSEYSELVSEESELSAMVDKTVSEEACTLDGHRIQVMLNAGLSADTSISVNQYVDGVGLYRTEIAFLTQQKFPSEEEQLHQYTSVLNAYPDKKVVMRTLDIGGDKALPYLPIDEDNPFLGWRGIRFTLDHPDIFLIQLRSMLKASLGLDNLSILLPMVSSVQELDGAMELIEQALAEVQQLHPDIKRPALGVMIEVPSMLYLIPFIADKVDFVSVGTNDLTQYLLAVDRNNAQVADIYETLHPSVLAAMKHIFATCQTYNLPVCICGELAGDPIGALLLVGLGYDMLSMNTSNVAKVKYILRQTSYQELQDLAHRALSKPYGSDIYSQMQQFFELKGLAGFIRAGKR, from the coding sequence ATGCTATCGCAACTGCGGGATATAGTTGAGCATGTTTCTAAGGCAGAGGAAGTTCATAGCGCCCTCGAAATCTTGGTAAAACAGACGTGTGCAGCCATGAATACAGAGTGCTGCACCATCTATCTTGCGGATGAAAAAAAACAGCGTTTGGAACTGATGGCCACGCAAGGCTTGAGGTTTACCGGTCATACTATCCACATTGGCTTTGATGAGGGTTTGGTGGGACTGGTAAAACGCACAGCAGAGCCTATCAACTTAGCCGAAGCGGCTAAGCATCCTTCTTTTAAGTTCTTCCCTCAACTTGGGGAAGACATATATCACTCATTCCTTGGAACGCCCATAATCCATCGTAAGCAAGTATTGGGCGTTCTCGTGATCCAGCAAAAATCTTCTCGTCAATTTGATGAAATGGAAGAATCATTCTTGGTCACGCTCGCGGCTCAGGTCGCGGTCATCATTGCTCATGCGACCGCGCAAGGGCAAAGCTTTTTTGATGGTGATAGAGTCTCGGTGATCAAAGGTATCCCAGCGTCTTCTGGCGTGGCAATTGGCCCTTTGTGGTGGGACAATACCCAACCGGACTTAAGTCAGGTATTTCCAGCATCAACACTCGATATCCTCCGAGAACAAGAGCTACTTTCGCTGGCGATAGAGAATGCGCTCGCAGACTTTAAGCGTATGCGTAAGAAGTTGGATCTTGAGTTGAACAAAGACGCACTGGCGATCTTTGATCTCTTTACTCACTTGCTCAACGATCCCATGCTGCGCAAAGACTTAAAAGCTCAAATTGCCAAAGGTGATCGTGCGGATTGGGCATTGCGACAAGTGGTAGAAAGCTACGCCAATCGCTTTGCCAAGATGTCGGATATTTACTTACGGGAACGTGCTCAAGATATTAAAGAGCTGGGGCAACGTTTACTGTTCTTCTTGCAAAATACCGAACAGCCTGTTCACAACTTTGAACAGCCGGTTATTCTTGTGGTGCAGGAACTGACCGCTTCTATTTTAGCTTCAATTCCTAAAGAACAATTGCTAGCGGTTGTCTCTTTGGATGGCGCTGCTAATAGCCATGCGGCGATTCTATCGCGAGCGATGGGCATCCCCGCGATTATGGGCGTCAACATTAATCCTGAGCTGATTAGTGGCAAAGTGGGCATTGTTGATGGTTATAGTGGTGAGATTTACCCAGATCCTAGCCAAGATTTGTTATCTGAATACAGTGAGTTGGTTTCCGAAGAGTCAGAGTTGTCTGCGATGGTGGACAAGACGGTTTCTGAAGAGGCTTGTACTTTAGATGGACACCGTATTCAGGTCATGCTCAACGCGGGGTTAAGTGCTGATACCAGTATCTCTGTGAATCAGTATGTGGATGGTGTTGGATTGTACCGTACGGAAATTGCTTTCTTAACTCAGCAAAAGTTTCCTTCCGAAGAGGAGCAACTGCACCAATACACCTCAGTACTCAATGCCTACCCGGATAAGAAAGTGGTCATGCGTACCCTTGATATTGGTGGCGATAAGGCGTTGCCATATCTACCGATTGACGAAGATAATCCATTTTTGGGATGGCGTGGTATTCGCTTTACGCTCGATCATCCTGATATTTTCTTGATTCAGTTGCGTTCGATGTTGAAAGCCAGTTTAGGCTTAGACAACTTGAGTATTTTGTTGCCGATGGTTTCCTCTGTCCAGGAACTTGATGGCGCAATGGAATTGATTGAGCAAGCCTTGGCTGAAGTGCAGCAACTGCATCCTGATATTAAACGACCCGCCCTCGGTGTGATGATAGAAGTGCCTTCCATGCTCTATCTGATCCCATTTATTGCCGATAAGGTCGATTTTGTGTCTGTAGGTACCAACGATTTGACTCAGTATCTATTAGCGGTTGATCGCAACAACGCGCAGGTTGCCGATATCTATGAAACGCTTCATCCCTCTGTTCTGGCGGCAATGAAACATATTTTTGCAACTTGCCAAACCTATAATCTTCCGGTGTGTATTTGTGGTGAGTTGGCTGGAGATCCTATTGGCGCCTTGCTTTTGGTAGGGTTAGGGTACGATATGTTGAGTATGAACACCTCTAACGTTGCGAAGGTGAAGTACATTTTACGTCAAACGTCTTATCAAGAATTGCAAGATCTTGCTCATCGCGCGTTGTCTAAGCCTTACGGAAGCGATATTTACAGTCAAATGCAGCAATTTTTTGAGTTAAAGGGACTGGCTGGCTTTATTCGAGCTGGTAAACGTTAG
- the rppH gene encoding RNA pyrophosphohydrolase — MIDGDGYRLNVGIVICNNHGQVFWAKRYGQHSWQFPQGGIDEGETPEQAMYRELYEEVGLTKNDVKIVAVSRHWLRYKLPKRLVRWDSKPVCIGQKQKWFLLRLDCEESRINMQRAKTPEFDGWRWVSYWYPVRQVVSFKRDVYRRAMKEFASLAMPFKERKFKGKRKHQRG; from the coding sequence GTGATAGATGGCGATGGTTACCGACTTAATGTTGGTATTGTAATCTGTAACAACCATGGTCAGGTCTTCTGGGCTAAACGATACGGACAACACTCATGGCAGTTTCCACAAGGTGGAATCGATGAAGGCGAAACGCCTGAGCAAGCCATGTACCGAGAATTATACGAAGAAGTTGGATTGACAAAAAACGATGTAAAAATCGTTGCTGTTAGTCGCCACTGGTTGAGGTATAAACTTCCTAAACGTTTGGTACGTTGGGACTCGAAACCCGTTTGTATTGGGCAAAAACAGAAATGGTTTTTATTGCGCTTGGATTGCGAGGAATCGAGAATCAATATGCAGCGTGCTAAAACCCCTGAGTTTGATGGTTGGCGCTGGGTGAGTTATTGGTATCCAGTGAGACAAGTCGTTTCTTTCAAGAGAGATGTATATCGTCGAGCGATGAAAGAGTTTGCATCGTTGGCGATGCCTTTTAAAGAGCGTAAATTTAAAGGTAAGCGTAAACACCAAAGAGGGTAA